The Vicia villosa cultivar HV-30 ecotype Madison, WI linkage group LG1, Vvil1.0, whole genome shotgun sequence genome includes a region encoding these proteins:
- the LOC131658850 gene encoding uncharacterized protein LOC131658850, giving the protein MNHSYEVAEEECRDDLMNVGLSYEEAFDENEAGTRSSINQINNHVDISPNEIKGNVVNEARPLKKRSFLDNTQRKIISEILINSCSEGKLNRGIVKKVASSYSVSTNVIYRIWRQIIETGDACLKKTKNCGRKRVEIDFEKIRDISLPKRSTFRSLAKTLGIRSKSILEKYVSEGVLHKHSSALKPHMKDDNMKQRLRFCLSMLEENSIPHDPIFKSMHNIVHIDEKWFYMSKNSTNYYLLANEDDPYRTCRNKNYIQKVMFLVAVARPRFDDEDNVTFTGKIGVFPLVDKVPAKRSSVNRTVGTLETKPITSITKEVSRMFLINKILPAIKEKWPREHACETIFIQQDNAPCHVSLDDEEFRGAASEGGFDIRLTCQPPNSPDLNVLDLGFFSAIQ; this is encoded by the exons atgaatcattcatatgaagtagcAGAAGAAGAATGTAGAGATGATTTGATGAATGTTGGTCTCTCATATGAAGAAGCTTTTGATGAAAATGAAGCTGGAACTCGTTCTTCTATCAATCAGATAAACAACCATGTTGATATCTCTCCAAATGAGATAAAAG gaaatgTTGTTAACGAAGCACGACCATTAAAAAAACGTTCTTTTTTGGACAACACGCAGCGGAAAATTATTTCTGAAATATTGATAAATTCTTGTAGTGAAGGAAAACTTAATCGTGGAATTGTTAAAAAAGTTGCTTCCTCTTATTCAGTCTCTACAAATGTTATTTATCGGATTTGGAGACAGATTATTGAAACAGGTGATGCATGCctcaagaaaacaaaaaattgtGGTCGTAAAAGAGTTGAGATAGACTTTGAAAAAATTCGTGATATTTCGTTACCTAAGCGTAGCACTTTTCGATCTTTAGCAAAAACTTTAGGTATTAGAAGCAAGtcaatattggaaaaatatgtgTCTGAAGGTGTATTGCATAAACATTCAAGTGCGTTGAAGCCACATATGAAGGATGATAATATGAAACAACGTCTTAGATTCTGCTTGAGCATGCTTGAGGAAAATAGCATTCCTCATGATCCAATTTTTAAATCCATGCATAACATTGTGCACATAGATGAAAAATGGTTCTATATGTCAAAAAATTCAACAAATTATTACCTTCTTGCAAATGAGGATGATCCATATAGGACTTGcagaaacaaaaattatattcaaaAGGTCATGTTTTTAGTAGCGGTGGCTAGACCcagatttgatgatgaagataatgTGACATTCACTGGAAAAATTGGTGTGTTTCCGCTAGTTGATAAAGTGCCAGCAAAAAGGTCAAGTGTCAATCGAACAGTAGGGACACTTGAAACAAAACCAATTACTTCTATCACCAAAGAGGTCAGTCGAATGTTTTTAATAAACAAGATCTTACCAGCCATCAAAGAAAAATGGCCACGAGAGCATGCATGTGAGACCATTTTTATTCAGCAAGATAATGCACCGTGTCATGTTTCTTTAGATGACGAAGAATTTCGTGGAGCAGCTTCTGAAGGAGGCTTCGACATTCGTTTGACTTGTCAACCACCTAATTCTCCCGATTTAAATGTTTTGGATTTAGGTTTTTTCAGTGCCATACAATAA